The proteins below are encoded in one region of Apium graveolens cultivar Ventura chromosome 4, ASM990537v1, whole genome shotgun sequence:
- the LOC141719892 gene encoding uncharacterized protein LOC141719892 — translation MEGRSGGLALLWKNVGDFNLSSLSKNHIDGVVSIEGREDWRLTGFYGEPNRRLRWNTWNLLRLLNHQSSLPWCIIGDMNNITSQEDKKGGRRYPEWLIKGFCEVISECNLIDLDLLGNPFTWEKSRGTSSWVEIRLDRALVTQRWLGCYSEATLSNIEISTLDHSPIYLDIDKNKENSGCRRFRFENTWFREPMCRDIVLDCGESNSDLGYKQKIMRCQAKLGVWRK, via the coding sequence ATGGAAGGGAGAAGTGGTGGTCTAGCATTACTTTGGAAAAATGTAGGTGATTTTAATCTCAGTAGCCTCTCGAAAAATCATATCGATGGTGTAGTTAGTATTGAAGGGAGGGAGGATTGGAGGTTGACGGGGTTTTATGGGGAGCCAAACAGAAGACTTAGGTGGAATACTTGGAATTTGTTGAGGCTTCTTAATCATCAGTCTAGCTTACCCTGGTGCATAATCGGGGATATGAATAATATTACGTCTCAGGAAGACAAGAAAGGAGGGAGGAGATATCCGGAATGGCTGATCAAAGGCTTTTGTGAGGTAATCTCAGAGTGTAATCTCATCGATCTTGATTTGTTGGGTAACCCTTTTACTTGGGAAAAATCCAGGGGAACGAGTTCTTGGGTTGAGATTAGACTAGATCGTGCTCTAGTCACTCAGAGATGGCTGGGTTGCTACAGTGAAGCAACTCTATCTAATATAGAGATCTCAACGTTGGATCATTCACCAATATATTTAGATATTGACAAAAACAAAGAGAACTCAGGTTGCAGGAGGTTCCGGTTTGAGAACACATGGTTCAGGGAGCCCATGTGCAGGGACATCGTGTTGGACTGCGGGGAATCAAATTCAGATTTGGGGTACAAGCAGAAAATAATGAGGTGTCAAGCTAAGTTGGGCGTGTGGCGAAAATAA
- the LOC141719893 gene encoding uncharacterized protein LOC141719893 produces the protein MATLWKPGKGVYIKSLEPNRFLFQFYHEVDISRVIEGSPWTFDRMQFIFERLKEGDNPRLVRLNKLDFWVQLHDIQPGFMSERVCKDVGNYIGQFIESDRNNFVGVWREYLRIRVRIDLDVPLKRRMKIKKAGGEWFWINFKYEHVPTFCFICSILGHAENSVQRCLTYR, from the coding sequence ATGGCTACATTATGGAAGCCAGGAAAAGGCGTTTACATTAAAAGTCTGGAGCCAAACCGATTTCTCTTTCAGTTTTATCATGAGGTGGATATCTCCAGGGTAATTGAAGGCAGTCCCTGGACATTTGACAGGATGCAATTTATATTTGAACGACTGAAGGAGGGGGACAACCCACGCTTGGTTCGACTAAACAAATTGGATTTTTGGGTTCAACTCCATGACATTCAACCAGGATTTATGTCTGAAAGAGTTTGTAAGGATGTTGGCAATTACATTGGGCAATTCATTGAATCTGATAGGAATAATTTTGTAGGAGTGTGGCGCGAGTATTTGCGTATTCGGGTAAGAATAGATCTGGATGTTCCGTTGAAAAGGCGAATGAAGATTAAGAAAGCAGGTGGCGAGTGGTTCTGgataaattttaaatatgaaCATGTTCCCACATTTTGTTTTATTTGCAGTATTCTTGGTCATGCTGAAAATTCTGTTCAAAGGTGTTTGACATACCGATGA